Proteins encoded by one window of Aphidius gifuensis isolate YNYX2018 linkage group LG2, ASM1490517v1, whole genome shotgun sequence:
- the LOC122848642 gene encoding eukaryotic translation initiation factor 4 gamma 3-like isoform X3, with protein MSTTIGSEFHVPGQNYGAQPGAQVGGGAGSIGVPGGRGPPSLVGLPSIGQTTTGIQPGGPTGVQQQQQQQQQPPQVSTPGVQQQQQGPTPTTTPPVHTPSPQEMGKPAHLQAQQPTMQQPYGQNPNRPPPHSFYQMATRSQPLQPRNIAHRGSQVGAATHVSMAGVTGSPGQSPAMYPGHANIMSSVAPIFVPSAGIHGGAHQPVNFVNASPMSIYPQQTRHQPHHPPQAYYPSFQSHPMMPSLYTGFTPGQPPPAYCYQSYQPQNAAISINRPTPNAVTGAGQNVAGPLAGAQGTAGVPQNTLQQPAQQPQPIPPMSIALTQPTYAGHNGGTPAPAPYRKAARICAILDIVDPQTGLNVANEIYNEAGTAPSDETKNRDTPQPQNSAIIAEFASLVAKAASETTGTNATAATTTTTTTTTTSSPSSSSITATTTTTSTTTTSVQDTIKDKSLNTTLQTNVINQTSSQTMTNSISCTVPIVTPSTTNIVKSTIDAQSNAQVDVSIINNDTKQLSSLTKEFRPRSDINQLSQKQQQAQSIDEQKSQSVIKETPVVPAHPERDDEKVSCKISSTTAVTCPVSTIAREPVEKNLSTKKNVTLPVQSTISNVTTSDSAIIAEPAVPVIEAPKEQNKQIICEKIIESSAKTSETHKNGENNADKSDEEFIDGKAAQKKSKNKLKEVDTNRKSAEKEGDNMETIVSTVEQPKNIELIKKQDIKNDVVVTKVDDVCEISLKENVTTESKPDTDIEDKKIDDTVNIDKCSKTNLPVENHKNITTIIEQDNNKTTARITDKRANDVVDHAHIIKDKIIDVETLVAQKNQENSKVSNTTTTTNDVKPIDTTAAVVDNEDDNNDKENDSESSNRIDTPTINEHKYVYAEDQWSPTNPTGKKIYDSEFLTKIQHHPLCQIKPPNLPNLDIVQKYGTVRQAPSSRNSSMDFLKSSRNHEMFTPGFAKAGFNRMQVAPGNKKSFQGNNKKVSKSGVIHVSLSLHEDVKLRESENAWKPTPRSKTDIANDDEAKTQALYKKVRSILNKLTPQKFDTLVNQVRDLEIDSHERLQGVIDLVFQKALEEPNFSVAYALMCKQLAQMQIAGGDKKQDNETKQEKDNKTNFRTLILSRCQHEFESTTVDEVARASKLKEIDECVDVLKKKELIALLDDADRRLRMKSVGNIRFIGELYKQDMLRVAIMHTCIKHLLTTPDEDNLECLCKLLTTIGKTMESTKNNSFNDYFSTMTELTKRKTGDKKISSRVRFMLQDVIDLRAQKWKPRRDEGNPKTMDQVSKEHASEHLDIELNNTPINTPRKDDRNSDRRRNRGGNGNTNEDGWSVATKSTRQPYSVESSKLNAKVPAMDEMRLGGRDLFRWGSSAAAGNDNPMQNMQNKYALLDSMETDKKPSIQLPGSRSTGATRDYRPEYKTWDSNRGSRNGIHQVQSSSSSMSRRDSRENSVPEITSRSQSMSMPPPSASKYNKRPPLLATPPSDKKVLTEDQIKNEIITVLGGCKTSPNVDAFIDTAMDQLNDKLDNSTYPYFISESLNRILEKSSLHREYYSSLFAHMIVNKMFPISLFQAEYDKLIEVAEDLVIDLPKFWTYAAEILKPLVVRGAHPLNELKRTTSVLKNSGTVGKLVGELLTILAQSEGPKLIADKWNKSGIKWTDLVDTSKENPDNIVKEYNLEFLTNDATDKLPSGIELTYEQIHDQLIKLLRDSDFDNITSWITASVGQEGFKKPKFIRTLVTSILETVVEPLKNSYKVNRQKLDHFLPLMARYVDTNPELELQCLYALTAFNHKLENPQGVLCSIIDGLYEVGVVSDNAFLAWQTCTDKAEMLGHGCAVLALTSFFVQLKEGHEESSEEA; from the exons ATGTCGACGACAATTG gATCTGAATTTCATGTACCTGGACAAAATTACGGTGCCCAACCAGGGGCCCAGGTTGGTGGTGGAGCTGGAAGTATAGGTGTACCTGGAGGTCGTGGACCACCATCATTAGTTGGTTTACCATCAATTGGACAAACAACAACAGGTATACAACCTGGTGGTCCAACTGGTgtacaacaacagcaacaacaacaacaacaaccacccCAAGTATCAACACCTGgtgtacaacaacaacaacagggtccaacaccaacaacaacaccaccagTGCATACACCATCACCACAAGAGATGGGTAAACCAGCACATTTACAGGCTCAACAGCCAACAATGCAACAGCCATATGGACAAAATCCAAATAGGCCTCCGCCAcac agttTCTATCAAATGGCAACAAGAAGTCAACCATTACAACCGAGAAATATAGCTCATCGTGGTAGTCAAGTTGGTGCAGCAACACATGTTAGTATGGCAGGAGTTACTGGAAGTCCTGGTCAATCACCTGCCATGTATCCTGGTCATGCAAATATTATGTCATCTGTAGCACCAATATTTGTACCTTCAGCTGGTATTCATGGTGGTGCTCATCAACcagttaattttgttaatgcAAGTCCAATGTCAATTTATCCCCAACAAACAAGACATCAACCACATCATCCACCACAGGCATACTATCCAAGCTTTCAGTCACATCCTATGATGCCAAGTTTGTATACTGGATTTACACCAGGTCAACCACCACCAGCATATTGTTATCAATCTTATCAACCACAAAATGCAGCAATTAGTATAAATAGACCAACTCCAAATGCTGTTACTGGTGCTGGACAAAATGTTGCAGGACCGCTGGCCGGTGCACAAGGAACAGCTGGTGTACCACAAAATACACTTCAACAACCAGCACAACAACCCCAACCAATACCTCCAATGTCAATAGCACTTACCCAACCAA ctTATGCAGGACACAATGGTGGCACACCAGCTCCAGCTCCATATAGAAAAGCAGCAAGGATATGTGCCATTCTTGATATTGTTGATCCACAAACTGGACTTAATGTTgctaatgaaatttataatgaagCAGGAACAGCTCCAAGTGATGAGACTAAAAATCGTGATACTCCACAACCACAG AACTCTGCAATTATTGCTGAATTTGCATCGTTAGTTGCAAAAGCTGCAAGTGAAACTACAGGAACAAATGctacagcagcaacaacaactacaacaacaacaaccacaacatcatcaccatcatcatcatcaataacagcaacaacaacaacaacatcaacaacaacgacGAGTGTACAAGATACTATAAAAGATAAATCTTTAAATACAACATTACAAACAAATGTTATTAATCAGACATCTAGTCAAACAATGACAAATTCAATTAGTTGTACAGTTCCTATTGTTACACCTAGTACAACAAATATTGTCAAATCAACAATTGATGCTCAATCAAATGCTCAAGTTGATGTgtctattattaataatgatacaaaACAGTTGTCATCATTAACTAAAGAATTTAGACCACGTAGtgatataaatcaattatcacaaaaacaacaacaagcacAATCTATTGATGAACAAAAATCACAAAGTGTAATTAAAGAAACTCCTGTTGTACCTGCTCACCCTGAACGTGATGACGAAAAAGTATCATGTAAAATATCTTCAACAACTGCTGTTACATGTCCTGTATCTACAATTGCACGTGAacctgttgaaaaaaatttatcaacaaaaaagaaTGTAACATTACCAGTACAGTCAACAATTTCAAATGTTACTACCAGTGATTCAGCTATTATTGCTGAACCAGCTGTGCCAGTTATTGAAGCTCCAAAGgaacaaaacaaacaaataatttgtgaaaaaattattgaatcatCAGCTAAAACATCAGAGACTCATAAAAATGGTGAAAACAATGCTGATAAATCTGACGAAGAATTCATTGATG GTAAAGCTGCACAAAAAAAGAGCAAAAATAAGCTCAAAGAAGTTGATACAAACCGCAAAAGTGCGGAAAAAGAAGGTGATAATATGGAAACCATCGTGAGTACGGTTGAACAACCGAAAAATATTgaactaattaaaaaacaagatataaaaaatgatgttgTAGTTACAAAAGTTGATGATGTTTgtgaaatatcattaaaagaaaatgtaaCAACTGAATCAAAACCTGATACTgatattgaagataaaaaaattgatgatacagtaaatattgataaatgtagtaaaacaaatttacctgtggaaaatcataaaaatataacaacaataattgaacaagataataataaaacaacagcACGTATTACTGATAAACGTGcaaatgatgttgttgatcATGCTCAtattattaaagataaaataattgatgttgAAACATTAGTTGcccaaaaaaatcaagaaaattcaaaagtatcaaatacaacaacaacaacaaatgatgTTAAACCAATTGATACtactgctgctgttgttgataatgaagatgataataatgacaaaGAAAATGATAGTGAATCATCAAATCGTATTGATACACCAACAATAAATGAACACAAATATGTTTATGCTGAAGATCAATGGAGTCCCACAAATCCAAcagggaaaaaaatatatgattctgaatttttaactaaaattcAACATCATCCATTGTGTCAAATTAAACCACCAAATTTACCAAATTTGGATATTGTACAAAAATATGGTACTGTTAGACAAGCTCCATCATCACGTAATAGTTCCATGgactttttaaaatcatcaagaaaTCATGAAATGTTTACACCTGGATTTGCCAAAGCTGGTTTCAATAGaatg cAAGTAGCACCAGGTAACAAAAAGAGTTTCCAaggaaataacaaaaaagttaGTAAAAGTGGTGTGATACATGTGTCATTATCATTACATGAAGATGTTAAATTACGTGAATCAGAAAATGCATGGAAACCAACACCTCGTTCAAAGACAGATATtgcaaatgatgatgaagctAAAACACAAGcactttataaaaaagtacgtagtatattaaataaattaacaccaCAGAAATTTGATACATTGGTTAATCAAGTTAGAGATTTAGAAATTGATTCACATGAAAGATTGCAAGGTGTTATTGATTTAGTTTTTCAAAAAGCTCTTGAAGAACCAAATTTTTCAGTAGCATATGCACTCATGTGTAAACAATTGGCACAAATGCAAATTGCTGGTGgtgataaaaaacaagacaatgaaactaaacaagaaaaagataataaaacaaattttagaactttaatattatcacGTTGCCAACATGAATTTGAAAGTACAACTGTTGATGAAGTTGCACGTGCATCTAAACTTAAAGAAATTGACGAATGTGTTGATGTTCTtaagaaaaaagaattaatagcATTACTTGATGATGCTGATCGTCGTTTACGTATGAAATCAGTTGGTAATATTAGATTTATTGGTGAATTATATAAACAAGATATGCTTAGAGTTGCTATTATGCATACATgtataaaacatttattaacaACACCAGATGAAGATAATCTTGAATgtctttgtaaattattaacaacaattggtAAAACAATGGAAAgtactaaaaataatagtttcaatgattatttttcaacaatgacTGAATTAACTAAACGTAAAActggtgataaaaaaataagctcAAGAGTTAGATTTATGTTACAAGATGTTATTGATTTAAGAGCACAAAAATGGAAACCAAGAAGAGATGAAGGTAATCCAAAAACAATGGATCAAGTTAGTAAAGAACATGCATCTGAACATTTggatattgaattaaataatacaccAATTAATACACCAAGAAAAGATGATAGAAATTCAGACAGAAGACGAAAca gaGGAGGTAATGGTAATACAAATGAAGATGGTTGGAGTGTAGCAACTAAATCAACAAGACAACCATATTCTGTTGAATCATCAAAACTAAATGCTAAAGTACCAGCCATGGATGAAATGAGACTTGGTGGAAGAGATTTATTCCGATGGGGATCATCTGCTGCAGCTGGAAATGATAATCCAATGCAAAATatgcaaaataaatatgcTCTTTTAGATTCAATGGAAACTGACAAAAAACCATCAATTCAATTACCTGG ATCAAGATCCACTGGTGCTACAAGAGATTACAGACCAGAGTATAAAACTTGgg aTAGCAATAGAGGTTCAAGAAATGGTATTCATCAAGTTCAAAGTAGCAGTAGTAGTATGTCAAGACGTGACTCACGTGAAAATTCTGTGCCTGAGATAACATCAAGAAGCCAGAGCATGTCAATGCCACCACCATCAGCATCAAAATATAACAAACGTCCACCTCTATTAGCAACACCTCCAAGTGATAAAAAAGTTCTCACTGAggatcaaattaaaaatgaaataattactGTTCTTGGTGGTTGCAAGACTTCTCCAAATGTTGATGCATTCATTGAT ACTGCTATGGATCAATTGAATGATAAGCTTGACAATTCAACTTATCCATATTTCATTAGTGAATCATTGAATCGCATTTTGGAGAAATCATCACTTCATCGTGAATATTATTCCAGTCTTTTTGCACACATGATTGTCAACAAGATGTTCCCAATTTCATTATTCCAAGCAGA atatgataaattaatagaagTAGCAGAAGATCTTGTTATTGATCTTCCAAAATTCTGGACATATGCAGCTGAAATACTGa aaCCATTAGTAGTTCGTGGTGCACATCCATTGAATGAATTAAAACGTACGACATCAGTACTAAAAAATAGTGGTACAGTTGGTAAACTTGTTGgtgaattattaacaatattagcACAAAGTGAAGGACCAAAATTAATAGCTGACAAATGGAATAAAAGTGGAATTAAATGGACTGATTTAGTTGATACATCAAAAGAAAATCctgataatattgttaaagaatataatttagaatttttaacaaatgatgCAACAGACAAATTACCAAGTGGTATAGAATTGACATATGAACAAATTCATgaccaattaataaaattattacgtgatagtgattttgataatataacaaGTTGGATAACAGCAAGTGTTGGACAAGAAggttttaaaaaaccaaaattcaTAAGAACACTTGTAACATCAATACTAGAAACAGTTGTTGaaccattaaaaaattcatacaaaGTAAATCGTCAAAAACTTGATCACTTTTTACCGCTTATGGCACGTTATGTTGACACAAATCCAGAGTTGGAACTTCAATGTTTATATGCCCTCACTGcttttaatcataaattggAAAATCCTCAAG gtGTTTTATGCAGCATAATTGATGGACTTTATGAAGTTGGAGTAGTATCAGACAATGCCTTTTTGGCATGGCAAACTTGTACCGATAAAGCTGAAATGTTAGGTCATGGTTGTGCTGTATTAGCTCTCACATCATTCTTTGTTCAACTCAAAGAGGGTCATGAAGAATCAAGCGAGGAAGCATGA